The Sorangiineae bacterium MSr11367 genome window below encodes:
- a CDS encoding serine/threonine-protein kinase, translated as MNNRLANGARLDEHTTLFAGRFQIEGEAGAGGMSVVYRAIDTASGKTVALKVLRETGHAALRRFNAEAMALEKLQSPAIVRYIDHGITDDDQMYLILEWIDGESLSARLHRGQLDIRDTLKLARRVTDGLAAAHALGILHRDIKPSNVLLPNGDLGEAKVADFGLARTMGDPVLAEGVSTVTATGRIVGTPGYMAPEQAHGISDLDERADLFSLGCLLYRCLADIEAFEGSRALTTLARLVLFEPARVSEMRADVPPALDELVAALLAKKRAQRPTSAVSVREMLEHIAQDIAAESAPRAARPRMRESTAPQGAVFGRYILEGRLGAGGMGELFRATDTKLERPVALKLLRGSPDRATSARLVREGRAAAALTHPNIVTIYDVGEHEGIPFLASECIDGKDLRTYVGDPSVDPERKMRWLHEIARALGAAHRAGVVHGDVKPDNVMIADHGTIKLVDFGLATAVPGCVVGTPAYLAPEQIRGEPLDGRTDQFAWAVMAYELMTHRLPWPGADPLASMAAVLEREPDLAGLPPALAPVIGRALHKRREERFPSMEALVEELDAAARPPAVGQRLGRKGKVLLCMTALAAAGLGLGLGARKPPSAPAPAPSAQPTSVVALSLSPSCAPAAVAVHREGLNALRAANWKQATTLFEKAAQLDPACPETQLRLTVIPRKRWPRARQIEQLRHTLPMRDALSERDRLVLDAFTVLISPEVPAESEAVRLLDEAVHRFPEDAELRVLATLRRSAVPMLPAQLEEALATIRHATEIDPGYADGWQLQATVLCRLGRHEEEIRALDRCLEAAPGAVDCMEDRSADLRRVGRCSEATSQARQWVAWDGEQPWAYQELADALVGSGASGEGIEEALQMRWKDLPPDGRELAELGDRARLAIWSGQFETALRTAEELEQRAAGARTVEPHLLAALDQVDALTELGRSAEAAVVASKFLRRHEAWIRGDAVTHSDYTKPLLFAAALEHGQLSRAEWQQATDEWERATQPKIDPFKQWVMRWGTAVGEHIQAAEALRSDPRADGGAIPMVDNEPGLIGVLEAYEGHIHLLAGDVARAMPLLETAAGTCMGLRHGALRVRAHLWLGMAREKAGDVPGACDAYRFVLEQWGGAKPSSVTAQRAQQRSQSLHCSK; from the coding sequence GTGAACAATCGCCTAGCCAATGGGGCTCGCTTGGACGAGCACACGACGCTTTTTGCCGGTCGATTCCAGATCGAAGGCGAGGCGGGTGCCGGCGGCATGAGCGTCGTCTATCGAGCGATCGATACGGCGAGTGGCAAGACCGTAGCCCTCAAAGTGCTGCGCGAAACGGGACACGCCGCCCTGCGCAGGTTCAATGCCGAGGCCATGGCCCTGGAGAAGCTGCAGAGCCCCGCGATCGTTCGCTACATCGACCACGGCATCACCGACGACGATCAGATGTATTTGATCCTCGAATGGATCGACGGTGAATCGTTGAGCGCGCGCCTGCACCGCGGGCAGCTCGACATTCGCGATACACTGAAGCTCGCACGGCGCGTCACCGACGGCCTCGCGGCTGCGCACGCTCTCGGGATCCTGCATCGCGATATCAAGCCGAGCAACGTCTTGTTGCCCAACGGTGACCTGGGGGAAGCCAAGGTTGCCGACTTTGGATTGGCGCGCACCATGGGCGATCCGGTTCTCGCCGAGGGCGTCTCGACGGTCACGGCCACGGGACGCATCGTTGGAACGCCGGGGTACATGGCCCCGGAGCAAGCGCACGGCATCTCGGACTTGGATGAGCGCGCCGACCTCTTTTCGCTCGGATGCCTCCTGTACCGGTGCCTGGCCGATATCGAAGCCTTCGAAGGCTCGCGCGCCCTCACCACACTCGCCCGACTGGTGCTTTTCGAGCCCGCGCGCGTGTCCGAGATGCGCGCGGACGTTCCCCCGGCGCTCGATGAACTCGTAGCCGCATTGCTCGCAAAGAAGCGCGCCCAGCGCCCAACCTCGGCGGTGTCGGTGCGCGAGATGCTCGAGCACATCGCCCAGGACATCGCCGCGGAAAGCGCACCGCGCGCGGCGAGACCCCGCATGCGCGAATCGACGGCCCCGCAGGGCGCCGTCTTCGGGCGCTACATCCTCGAGGGACGCTTGGGCGCCGGTGGAATGGGCGAGCTGTTTCGTGCGACCGATACGAAGTTGGAGCGACCGGTGGCGCTCAAACTGCTGCGAGGCTCGCCCGATCGCGCGACCTCGGCGCGCTTGGTGCGCGAAGGGCGAGCGGCGGCGGCGTTGACCCATCCCAACATCGTGACCATCTACGACGTCGGCGAGCACGAAGGCATCCCCTTTTTGGCGAGCGAGTGCATCGACGGCAAAGACCTGCGCACGTACGTGGGCGATCCGTCGGTGGACCCCGAGCGCAAGATGCGCTGGCTGCACGAGATCGCGCGGGCGCTCGGGGCGGCGCATCGCGCGGGCGTGGTGCACGGCGACGTAAAGCCGGACAACGTGATGATCGCCGATCACGGGACGATCAAACTCGTCGACTTCGGCCTCGCCACCGCGGTGCCGGGATGCGTCGTCGGTACGCCGGCCTACTTGGCCCCCGAGCAGATTCGCGGCGAGCCACTCGATGGCCGCACGGATCAATTCGCGTGGGCCGTCATGGCGTACGAGCTCATGACCCACCGACTCCCGTGGCCAGGTGCCGATCCCTTGGCCAGCATGGCCGCCGTGCTCGAACGCGAGCCCGATCTGGCGGGTCTGCCGCCGGCACTCGCGCCCGTGATCGGGCGCGCGCTCCACAAGCGGCGGGAAGAGCGCTTCCCCTCGATGGAGGCGCTGGTCGAAGAGCTCGACGCTGCGGCGCGACCGCCGGCGGTGGGTCAGCGGCTCGGTCGAAAGGGCAAGGTGCTCCTTTGCATGACCGCGCTCGCCGCCGCCGGGTTGGGACTCGGGCTGGGGGCGCGCAAGCCACCTTCCGCGCCGGCCCCTGCCCCGTCGGCGCAGCCCACGTCGGTCGTCGCGCTTTCCCTTTCACCATCGTGCGCACCGGCGGCGGTGGCCGTGCACCGCGAGGGCCTGAACGCGCTGCGCGCGGCGAATTGGAAGCAGGCGACGACGCTCTTCGAAAAGGCGGCGCAACTCGATCCGGCGTGCCCCGAGACGCAGCTTCGGCTGACCGTCATTCCGCGAAAGCGCTGGCCGCGTGCGCGCCAGATCGAACAACTGCGTCACACGCTGCCCATGCGCGACGCGCTGAGCGAGCGCGATCGGCTCGTGCTGGACGCGTTCACCGTGTTGATCTCGCCGGAGGTGCCTGCGGAAAGCGAAGCGGTGCGCCTTCTCGACGAAGCCGTTCACCGCTTTCCCGAAGATGCGGAGCTTCGCGTGCTGGCGACCCTGCGGCGCTCGGCCGTGCCCATGCTTCCCGCCCAGCTCGAAGAGGCCCTGGCCACGATCCGGCACGCGACGGAAATCGATCCAGGCTACGCGGATGGCTGGCAACTCCAAGCCACCGTGCTTTGCCGGCTCGGGCGCCACGAGGAGGAGATTCGCGCGCTCGATCGCTGCCTGGAGGCGGCGCCGGGTGCGGTCGACTGCATGGAAGACCGCAGCGCGGATCTGCGCCGTGTCGGCCGTTGCAGCGAAGCGACCTCGCAAGCCCGCCAATGGGTCGCGTGGGACGGCGAGCAGCCGTGGGCGTACCAAGAGCTCGCCGATGCGTTGGTGGGGAGCGGGGCCTCCGGCGAAGGCATCGAGGAAGCGCTCCAAATGCGATGGAAAGACCTTCCGCCCGACGGCCGCGAGCTCGCCGAGCTCGGCGATCGGGCGCGGCTCGCGATTTGGAGCGGCCAGTTCGAAACGGCGCTACGCACCGCGGAGGAACTGGAACAGCGTGCCGCCGGCGCGCGAACCGTGGAACCGCATTTGCTCGCGGCGCTCGACCAGGTCGACGCCCTCACCGAGCTCGGACGCAGCGCGGAGGCCGCCGTCGTGGCCTCGAAGTTCTTGCGGCGCCACGAGGCTTGGATCCGCGGCGATGCGGTCACGCATTCCGACTACACGAAGCCGTTGCTCTTCGCCGCGGCGCTCGAACACGGGCAGCTTTCGCGCGCGGAATGGCAGCAGGCCACGGACGAATGGGAGCGTGCCACCCAGCCGAAAATCGACCCGTTCAAGCAATGGGTCATGCGCTGGGGGACCGCCGTCGGGGAGCACATTCAAGCCGCCGAGGCCCTGCGCAGCGATCCGCGCGCCGACGGGGGCGCGATCCCCATGGTGGACAACGAGCCCGGGCTCATTGGCGTGCTCGAAGCTTACGAAGGGCACATTCACCTTCTCGCGGGCGACGTGGCCCGGGCGATGCCGCTCCTGGAGACCGCCGCGGGAACCTGCATGGGCCTGCGCCACGGTGCACTCCGCGTGCGGGCTCACCTCTGGCTGGGTATGGCCAGAGAGAAGGCGGGCGACGTTCCCGGGGCCTGCGATGCGTACCGATTCGTCCTGGAGCAGTGGGGCGGGGCGAAACCTTCCTCGGTCACGGCGCAACGGGCACAACAGCGCAGCCAATCTCTTCATTGCTCGAAGTAG
- a CDS encoding glycosyltransferase family 39 protein, with amino-acid sequence MPIVLAAITLVFHLLTIRGYGYFRDEMYYLANGEHLGFGYVEHPPLIGIIAALVRAVLGTSLFGIRLTPALAGAATVGLTAQSARELGGGRFAQTLAGIGMMLAPVVVSLTSILSMNAFDILFWAICVWLVIRILKTDDTRLWLVFGAVAGIGLENKISILFLGFGVGVGLVLGRRWNHLRSRGFWLGAGLAVLFFVPYVVWQQVHGWPLREFMTRARELKNVALSPASFVLEQFLLMGPLSAPLWLGGLGYFLFSREAARYRALGWAYLAVLALFLVAGNAKPYYLAPAYTGLFAGGSVLVERLAAQRKLLRAAAITLVGGGGLLSLPLAKPVLSEDALVRYMAAIGMKPSSGERQALGRLPQLFADMHGWPELAETTARVYAALPPDERAKACIFAQNYGQAGAIDLFGPRYGLPKAISGHNMYWIWGPRDCTGEVLIVIGQRRTELEPLFTSVELGTMYTCVDCMPYENDKPIWIARGLRIPMKELWPRAKSFI; translated from the coding sequence GTGCCCATCGTACTCGCAGCGATCACGCTCGTTTTTCACCTGCTGACCATCCGCGGGTACGGCTACTTCCGCGACGAGATGTACTACCTCGCCAATGGCGAGCACCTCGGTTTCGGGTACGTGGAGCATCCGCCGCTGATCGGCATCATCGCGGCCCTCGTGCGCGCCGTTTTGGGGACCTCGCTGTTCGGCATTCGGCTGACGCCCGCGCTCGCTGGAGCCGCGACCGTCGGACTCACGGCGCAGTCGGCCCGCGAGCTGGGCGGCGGGCGGTTCGCGCAAACCTTGGCCGGGATCGGGATGATGCTCGCCCCCGTCGTGGTGTCGCTGACCAGCATTCTGTCGATGAATGCCTTCGACATTCTGTTCTGGGCGATTTGCGTCTGGCTGGTGATTCGAATTCTCAAAACGGACGACACGCGCCTCTGGCTCGTGTTCGGCGCCGTCGCAGGCATCGGGCTCGAGAACAAGATCAGCATCTTGTTCCTGGGTTTCGGCGTGGGCGTCGGCCTGGTGCTAGGACGCCGTTGGAACCACCTGCGCAGCCGCGGGTTCTGGCTCGGGGCCGGCCTGGCGGTGCTGTTCTTCGTACCCTACGTCGTCTGGCAGCAGGTGCATGGTTGGCCGCTGCGCGAATTCATGACCCGCGCCCGCGAGCTCAAAAATGTCGCGCTTTCGCCGGCGAGCTTCGTGCTCGAGCAATTCCTGCTCATGGGGCCACTCTCCGCGCCGCTCTGGCTCGGGGGGCTCGGCTACTTCCTCTTTTCCCGCGAGGCCGCGCGCTACCGTGCGCTGGGGTGGGCTTACCTCGCGGTGCTCGCGCTCTTCCTCGTGGCCGGCAATGCGAAACCGTATTACCTCGCCCCCGCCTACACCGGCTTGTTTGCCGGCGGCAGCGTCCTCGTCGAGCGGCTTGCGGCGCAACGCAAGTTGCTGCGCGCCGCGGCCATCACGCTGGTCGGGGGCGGAGGATTGCTCTCCTTGCCCTTGGCAAAGCCGGTCTTGTCGGAGGACGCACTCGTGCGTTACATGGCCGCCATCGGGATGAAGCCCTCCTCGGGGGAGCGGCAAGCCTTGGGGCGCCTTCCGCAGCTGTTCGCAGACATGCACGGCTGGCCCGAATTGGCCGAGACCACCGCGCGCGTCTATGCGGCACTGCCGCCGGACGAGCGGGCCAAGGCCTGCATTTTCGCGCAGAACTATGGACAGGCCGGTGCCATCGACCTCTTTGGTCCGCGCTATGGGCTTCCGAAAGCCATATCCGGTCACAACATGTATTGGATCTGGGGCCCGCGCGATTGCACCGGGGAGGTGCTCATCGTCATCGGCCAGCGACGGACCGAACTGGAGCCGCTGTTCACCAGCGTGGAACTCGGGACCATGTACACGTGCGTGGATTGCATGCCCTACGAGAACGACAAGCCCATATGGATCGCGCGCGGCCTTCGCATCCCGATGAAGGAGCTCTGGCCGCGCGCGAAAAGCTTCATTTAA
- a CDS encoding beta-eliminating lyase-related protein gives MNHPPEIKRSLCLHGPPVRHTPREMLMRLLERMPPDTPGSGPLGPVAQLEERVARLLGKEAALFFPTGTMAQQVALRIHAEQRGRSTFAAHPQCHLAVWEDNGYSVIHGLRFQPAGDPHALLTLEDLSEVKIPLAALVLELPQRDIGGQLPSWASLGEQVAWARERGAAVHMDGARLWEAQTFYERPFSDIAGLFDSVYVSLYKSLRGIRGAVLAGSKELVAEASVWRMRLGGSIPDAWPLAAAALLGLDDVLPRMKGFRDYAITLAAAINRDSGAHTLPEDPQTPLFHVHLPASKRAVEAAADAILAERGIQLFRRVLRSPDERSCRFEITIGENAMDFTPDEVVSLLRELLDRANANDRASRSHGKDAASGCEPIDLRR, from the coding sequence CGGGCCGCCGGTGCGGCACACGCCTCGCGAGATGCTGATGCGGCTCCTCGAGCGAATGCCACCGGACACGCCCGGGTCGGGGCCGCTCGGGCCCGTTGCGCAGCTGGAAGAGCGGGTGGCGCGGTTGCTCGGAAAGGAGGCTGCGCTGTTCTTTCCGACCGGGACGATGGCGCAACAAGTCGCGCTGCGCATTCACGCCGAGCAGCGGGGGCGGAGCACGTTTGCCGCACACCCTCAATGTCACCTCGCCGTTTGGGAGGATAATGGCTATAGCGTCATTCACGGTTTGCGATTCCAGCCCGCGGGCGATCCGCACGCCTTGTTGACGCTCGAGGATCTCTCCGAGGTAAAAATACCCCTCGCGGCCCTCGTCCTCGAACTGCCCCAACGCGATATCGGCGGCCAGCTTCCGAGCTGGGCGTCGCTCGGCGAACAGGTGGCCTGGGCGCGCGAGCGCGGGGCGGCCGTGCACATGGATGGCGCCCGTTTGTGGGAAGCGCAAACGTTTTACGAGCGACCTTTTTCGGACATTGCGGGGCTCTTCGACTCCGTTTACGTGTCGCTCTACAAATCGCTGCGCGGTATTCGGGGCGCCGTACTCGCGGGCAGCAAGGAGCTGGTGGCCGAAGCCTCCGTGTGGCGCATGCGCCTCGGCGGGAGCATCCCCGATGCGTGGCCATTGGCCGCAGCCGCGCTCTTGGGCCTCGACGACGTCTTGCCGCGCATGAAAGGCTTTCGCGATTATGCCATCACACTTGCCGCGGCCATCAATCGCGATAGCGGTGCGCATACCCTACCCGAGGACCCGCAAACGCCTCTTTTTCACGTCCATCTTCCCGCCTCCAAGCGGGCCGTCGAAGCCGCGGCCGATGCGATATTGGCCGAACGCGGCATCCAGTTGTTCCGACGCGTGCTCCGTTCGCCCGACGAACGCTCTTGTCGATTCGAAATAACGATTGGCGAGAATGCCATGGATTTCACACCCGACGAAGTCGTCTCCCTCCTCCGCGAACTGCTCGACCGCGCCAATGCCAACGATCGGGCTTCACGATCACACGGCAAAGATGCCGCCTCAGGGTGTGAGCCAATCGATCTCCGCCGTTAA
- a CDS encoding SDR family NAD(P)-dependent oxidoreductase, producing the protein MSAPYVALITGASTGFGRLLVQTLARRGHIVFASMRGIADKNAGAAAELASLASRENLALQAIEMDVTDDPSVRKAIDHVMADAGRLDVVVNNAGATAFGLLESFSVEQARKAFELNFFGPLRVNRAALPILRARKSGLLVQVTSAGARYVLPFFGPYTAAKFAAEALAETYRYELASEGIDSVIVEPGGYGTSLAKNAIMADDTARVQSYTRGKELLAAAVRGMTAAASTDNPQEVADAIAALIETPHGKRPLRTVVGRLAKSLLEDLNSATDRIQAERLRALGMAEMLQLK; encoded by the coding sequence ATGAGCGCTCCGTACGTGGCATTGATTACGGGGGCGAGCACCGGCTTTGGCCGGCTGCTCGTCCAGACGCTCGCCCGGCGAGGGCACATCGTCTTTGCGTCGATGCGCGGAATCGCCGACAAGAACGCGGGGGCGGCGGCCGAGCTGGCGTCGTTGGCATCCCGCGAGAACCTGGCCCTTCAGGCCATCGAAATGGACGTCACCGACGATCCTTCGGTTCGCAAAGCCATCGACCACGTCATGGCGGATGCGGGCCGGCTGGACGTCGTGGTGAACAACGCGGGCGCCACGGCGTTCGGGCTCTTGGAGTCCTTCAGCGTGGAGCAGGCACGCAAGGCCTTCGAGCTGAACTTCTTTGGCCCGCTGCGGGTCAATCGCGCGGCGCTTCCCATCCTGCGGGCACGTAAATCGGGGTTGTTGGTCCAGGTGACCAGCGCCGGTGCGAGGTACGTACTGCCCTTCTTCGGTCCTTACACGGCGGCGAAATTCGCGGCCGAAGCCCTTGCCGAAACGTACCGCTACGAGCTGGCCTCGGAGGGGATCGATTCGGTCATCGTCGAGCCAGGCGGGTATGGGACATCGTTGGCGAAAAACGCCATCATGGCCGACGACACGGCGCGCGTGCAGTCCTACACGCGCGGGAAAGAGCTGCTTGCGGCCGCCGTCCGCGGCATGACGGCGGCGGCCTCCACGGACAATCCGCAGGAGGTCGCCGACGCCATCGCGGCGCTCATCGAGACACCGCACGGCAAGCGCCCCTTGCGCACCGTCGTGGGGCGGCTCGCCAAATCCTTGCTGGAGGACCTCAACTCCGCCACGGATCGCATCCAAGCCGAGCGCCTCCGTGCCCTCGGCATGGCCGAAATGCTGCAACTTAAATGA
- a CDS encoding SRPBCC family protein, with the protein MLKMSTSSQIEVAEAPVYDTVQPEPAGADVIVAGSVRAPINLVWQLFRPFGPEIMRWWPIYDWVKLEPPGHDVVGAVRHFKSNGRTYRERLILRDDSTYTEQYEFVDSDVPIPIERAITTVQMHAVSDLETEVRWSSETKVNPLFLPVVKFTQRQAYYGAIESLARYFNPAVEILDVRVVGATLHPIWGVVPPNAYVEARIGSSQSHRTRVRPLNTRPRWNENLQFNLGAMDRNIDISIWSASLGRDTLLGTAKVEIPSALGTDWSQLTVILHGAAAGELVIAVRRRPEFQVLRETMSLAKTLGSRLGKFVPPLGQLGFEISMLDMAFANIESVAQRYLSQTVGTALHLGNGQSATDLAGTLLLDIGRAAAGVQNTIEGLAGQALALAQQVIESIKQGDQAVYSYERYKRLAQIPDVPLENLPRMVKGLPLQELLTPPQLGAMLQRGLEYAYSQFNLVERFKTALLQRKDPYESFLHGWVKKQPAVVDHWKDDAEFCRQLIQGLHPLVIRTVRSLAEIPPALLSLSAQGKSLEELIRDRRLFILDYALLAELKLYRNMVFYAPIVLVYRELLDDGTSRLNLVGIQLTRNQGLNVVYTAASSPPNRYLYAKIQVACADNQYHQFISHLGIAHLAMEPFIIAHHNIFYAHPEHPIGRLLDPHMRQTIGINYMARQTLVAPKGAFTDTTFAPGTAQALQLFLSAWEMYDFTANSFPEDLAARGFDEAGTDGVQGYYYRDDGFKIWRALETYIGEVVNAVYANDNAVAADALIQQWALETSAPDRADIPGFPRAITSRTQLVRTLTNIVFQASAFHSAVNFPQIDYLSYIPNRPDSTLKKMPEGEDDITMDFIYFQALPNFFVSNFQVSFAMLLTTPAIDTLWNSPGLAKEFPEIHRRFKENLQKISSDINERNLALEALGKQPYPYLDPLRIATSVAI; encoded by the coding sequence ATGTTGAAAATGTCGACTTCGAGCCAAATCGAGGTAGCAGAAGCCCCCGTTTACGACACCGTGCAACCCGAGCCCGCCGGTGCCGATGTCATCGTGGCCGGAAGCGTGCGCGCCCCCATCAACCTGGTATGGCAGCTTTTCCGGCCTTTCGGGCCGGAGATCATGCGCTGGTGGCCCATCTACGATTGGGTCAAGCTCGAGCCCCCGGGGCACGACGTCGTGGGTGCCGTGCGGCACTTCAAGTCGAACGGCCGCACGTACCGGGAACGTCTCATCTTGCGCGATGACTCGACGTACACCGAGCAATACGAATTCGTCGACAGCGACGTGCCCATTCCCATCGAGCGGGCCATCACCACCGTGCAAATGCACGCGGTCAGCGACCTGGAGACGGAGGTGCGCTGGTCGTCGGAGACGAAGGTGAATCCCCTGTTTCTCCCGGTGGTCAAGTTCACGCAGCGGCAGGCCTACTACGGCGCCATCGAATCGCTGGCCCGGTATTTCAATCCGGCCGTGGAGATTCTCGATGTGCGCGTCGTGGGCGCCACGCTCCACCCGATCTGGGGCGTGGTGCCGCCGAACGCGTACGTCGAGGCGCGCATCGGCTCGTCGCAGTCGCATCGCACGCGCGTTCGTCCGCTGAATACCCGTCCGCGCTGGAACGAGAATCTGCAGTTCAACCTCGGCGCGATGGATCGCAACATCGATATCTCGATCTGGAGCGCGAGCCTCGGACGCGATACGTTGCTCGGCACGGCCAAGGTGGAAATTCCGTCGGCGCTCGGGACCGATTGGAGCCAGCTGACCGTGATTCTTCACGGCGCGGCGGCAGGGGAGCTGGTCATCGCCGTGCGGCGACGGCCGGAGTTCCAAGTGCTGCGCGAGACCATGTCCCTGGCGAAAACCCTGGGCAGCCGCCTGGGGAAGTTCGTCCCGCCGCTGGGGCAACTCGGTTTCGAGATCAGCATGCTCGACATGGCGTTCGCGAACATCGAATCGGTGGCGCAGCGTTACCTGTCGCAGACGGTGGGGACGGCGCTGCACCTCGGCAATGGCCAATCCGCGACCGACCTCGCGGGCACGCTGCTTTTGGACATCGGGCGCGCAGCGGCCGGTGTGCAGAACACCATCGAGGGTCTGGCCGGCCAGGCGCTGGCACTCGCGCAGCAGGTCATCGAGAGCATCAAGCAGGGCGACCAGGCGGTGTACTCGTACGAGCGGTACAAGCGTCTGGCGCAGATCCCCGACGTGCCGCTGGAAAACCTCCCGCGCATGGTCAAGGGCCTCCCTCTGCAGGAGCTTTTGACCCCGCCGCAACTGGGCGCCATGCTCCAGCGCGGACTCGAGTACGCCTATTCGCAATTCAATTTGGTCGAGCGCTTCAAGACCGCGCTATTGCAGCGCAAGGACCCGTACGAGTCCTTCCTGCACGGCTGGGTGAAGAAGCAGCCCGCCGTCGTCGACCATTGGAAGGACGATGCGGAGTTCTGTCGGCAGCTGATTCAGGGTCTCCATCCGCTGGTCATCCGCACGGTGCGAAGTCTGGCGGAGATTCCGCCGGCGCTTCTGAGCCTGAGTGCGCAGGGCAAATCGCTCGAGGAACTCATCCGCGATCGGCGGCTGTTCATTCTCGACTATGCGCTCTTGGCGGAGCTCAAGCTCTATCGCAATATGGTCTTTTACGCACCCATCGTCCTCGTGTACCGCGAGCTTCTGGACGATGGCACCTCGCGGCTCAATTTGGTGGGCATCCAATTGACGCGCAACCAGGGGCTCAACGTGGTGTACACCGCGGCCTCGTCCCCGCCGAATCGCTACTTGTACGCGAAGATTCAAGTGGCGTGTGCGGACAACCAGTACCACCAATTCATCTCGCACCTGGGCATTGCGCACTTGGCGATGGAGCCCTTCATCATTGCGCACCACAATATCTTCTATGCGCACCCGGAGCATCCGATTGGCCGATTGCTCGACCCGCATATGCGGCAGACCATCGGCATCAATTACATGGCGAGGCAGACACTCGTCGCGCCCAAGGGTGCCTTCACCGACACCACGTTCGCCCCGGGCACGGCGCAGGCGCTGCAGCTTTTCCTCTCCGCCTGGGAGATGTACGACTTCACTGCGAACAGCTTCCCCGAGGACCTCGCCGCGCGCGGCTTCGACGAGGCGGGCACCGACGGTGTGCAGGGCTACTATTACCGCGACGACGGCTTCAAGATCTGGCGCGCACTCGAGACGTACATCGGTGAAGTGGTGAATGCCGTTTACGCCAACGACAACGCGGTGGCCGCCGACGCCTTGATCCAGCAATGGGCCCTCGAAACGAGCGCCCCCGATCGAGCCGACATACCCGGCTTCCCGAGGGCCATCACCTCGCGCACGCAGCTCGTGCGCACCCTCACGAACATCGTCTTTCAGGCGAGCGCGTTCCACTCTGCGGTGAACTTCCCGCAGATCGATTACCTGTCGTACATCCCGAACCGTCCGGACTCCACCTTGAAGAAGATGCCCGAGGGCGAGGACGACATCACGATGGACTTCATTTACTTCCAGGCGTTGCCCAACTTCTTCGTGTCGAATTTCCAAGTCAGCTTCGCCATGTTGCTGACCACACCGGCCATCGACACGCTGTGGAATTCGCCAGGTCTGGCCAAGGAGTTTCCCGAGATCCACCGGCGCTTCAAGGAGAACCTGCAGAAGATCTCCTCGGACATCAACGAGCGAAATCTCGCGCTCGAGGCGCTCGGGAAGCAGCCGTATCCCTACCTCGATCCTCTCCGCATCGCGACCAGCGTCGCGATCTGA